The Amycolatopsis viridis genome window below encodes:
- a CDS encoding beta strand repeat-containing protein, which yields MQTWAKRGIQTALVTGGLLMLGTGIASADENVNPDSPAGPLDVNLSVPVDVQDNALGTLGKQVNLPEVHREISTKPVTGAVNKASAPIAKTGALKPAAPALGAANGVVAKATDAASGAAERVGQATHPGAQRAAQDVTPSVQDNGDPFHGNKVSANAAVPILISGNALGVLGDANVHSDASQSYAHNSDIKTSGAHGGLAGNVVALDWALPVQISGNALGLVGSGHSSGSATQSASTTGDIVTDGTNGGLAGNVVSPQGATPLQVSGNALGWFLGHAETDFAGSSEAQSGGSIQTHGSKGAGSGNVAGVPVALPAKVSGNAVSWGGDADVPAGAYDAAAQAGDTKPGMNGIPSYIQTDGDDSFLAGNVAQPQPAVPATVAGNAAAWVGNSLVGGGADRQHGGVDLGSDAKSGGFTSTSGEDAAGSGNIADAPVALPVEAFCVGGTWIGNAHASGCDNDTDAEAGSGTYTSGNGSFIGGNTVSAPPAGTVEVFGVGGSWIGNASGSATETKDVKAGGYNGSQGNDSTGSGNVVQTPVALPAEIFGVGGSWIGQGAGKATETKTVTSGGGGNTQDDHGAGSANLVQVPVSAPVQAFGIGGAWIGQGSGAAATDTTSTAGGTGHANGKEGFLSGNLGAVPVSLPAQVHGIGGAWIGNGFGLSENVTDSTAGGDLSTTGEGGSVAGNIIEAPVGAVATVFGDAAVWGGVVKGDGNNDVVSTAGGDATTNGDGGSIAGDVVAAQLLPVAQVFGNAASLVGVAHAAGLNSTEATSGGDITTSGEGGALSGDIFDVPAAAVAQVFGNAASLGGVAHAVAVNDTTGTVGGTDTTSGPAKALSGIAKQVPLGAVVQVYNIPAGLIAVTSTAVQNATDVSVADRKPQIDLPITMPEMGATALPSLPVRSERSALPQANTLPVELPAAGLPTLPELPTNAEGLLPHGDVPALAQLDSDPTAVFNQVTDLVSGKGIHIQG from the coding sequence ATGCAGACCTGGGCAAAGCGCGGAATTCAGACCGCGCTGGTCACGGGTGGCTTGCTGATGCTGGGTACCGGCATCGCATCTGCCGACGAGAACGTCAACCCGGACAGTCCTGCCGGTCCGCTGGACGTCAACCTGAGCGTCCCGGTCGACGTCCAGGACAACGCCCTGGGCACCCTGGGCAAGCAGGTCAACCTTCCCGAGGTTCACCGGGAGATCAGCACCAAGCCGGTCACCGGCGCGGTGAACAAGGCTTCGGCCCCGATCGCCAAGACGGGCGCCTTGAAGCCGGCCGCCCCGGCACTCGGTGCCGCCAACGGTGTGGTCGCGAAGGCCACCGACGCCGCCAGCGGTGCCGCCGAGCGCGTCGGTCAGGCGACGCACCCCGGTGCGCAGCGCGCCGCGCAGGACGTCACTCCGTCCGTGCAGGACAACGGCGACCCCTTCCACGGCAACAAGGTCTCGGCCAACGCCGCTGTGCCGATCCTGATCAGCGGCAACGCCCTCGGCGTGCTGGGTGACGCGAACGTCCACTCGGACGCCTCCCAGAGCTACGCGCACAACTCCGACATCAAGACCAGCGGTGCGCACGGCGGCCTCGCCGGCAACGTGGTGGCGCTGGACTGGGCCCTGCCCGTCCAGATCTCCGGCAACGCGCTCGGCCTCGTCGGCAGCGGCCACTCCTCCGGCAGCGCCACGCAGTCCGCGTCGACCACCGGTGACATCGTCACCGACGGCACCAACGGTGGCCTGGCCGGCAACGTCGTCTCCCCGCAGGGCGCGACCCCGCTGCAGGTCTCGGGCAACGCGCTGGGCTGGTTCCTCGGCCACGCCGAGACCGACTTCGCGGGCTCCAGCGAGGCGCAGTCCGGCGGCTCGATCCAGACGCACGGGTCGAAGGGCGCGGGCAGCGGTAACGTCGCCGGCGTTCCGGTGGCCCTGCCCGCCAAGGTGTCCGGCAACGCCGTCTCCTGGGGCGGCGACGCCGACGTGCCGGCCGGTGCGTACGACGCCGCGGCCCAGGCGGGCGACACCAAGCCGGGCATGAACGGCATCCCGAGCTACATCCAGACCGACGGGGACGACTCGTTCCTGGCCGGCAACGTCGCGCAGCCGCAGCCCGCGGTGCCGGCGACCGTCGCGGGCAACGCCGCGGCCTGGGTGGGCAACTCGCTCGTCGGCGGCGGCGCGGACCGCCAGCACGGCGGCGTGGACCTCGGCAGCGACGCCAAGTCCGGCGGCTTCACCAGCACCAGCGGTGAGGACGCGGCCGGCTCCGGCAACATCGCGGACGCGCCCGTCGCGCTCCCGGTCGAGGCGTTCTGCGTCGGCGGGACCTGGATCGGCAACGCGCACGCCAGCGGCTGCGACAACGACACCGACGCCGAAGCCGGCTCGGGCACCTACACCAGCGGCAACGGCTCGTTCATCGGTGGCAACACCGTGTCCGCCCCGCCGGCCGGCACCGTCGAGGTCTTCGGCGTGGGCGGCTCGTGGATCGGCAACGCCTCGGGCAGCGCGACCGAGACCAAGGACGTCAAGGCCGGCGGCTACAACGGCAGCCAGGGCAACGACTCCACCGGCTCGGGCAACGTCGTGCAGACCCCGGTGGCCCTGCCCGCCGAGATCTTCGGCGTCGGTGGCTCGTGGATCGGCCAGGGCGCCGGCAAGGCGACCGAGACCAAGACCGTGACCTCCGGTGGCGGCGGCAACACCCAGGACGACCACGGCGCGGGCAGCGCGAACCTGGTGCAGGTTCCGGTGTCGGCCCCCGTGCAGGCGTTCGGCATCGGCGGGGCGTGGATCGGCCAGGGCAGCGGCGCGGCCGCGACCGACACCACCTCCACCGCGGGTGGCACCGGGCACGCCAACGGCAAGGAAGGCTTCCTGTCGGGCAACCTGGGCGCGGTTCCGGTTTCGCTGCCGGCGCAGGTGCACGGCATCGGCGGCGCCTGGATCGGCAACGGCTTCGGCCTGTCGGAGAACGTGACCGACTCGACCGCGGGCGGCGACCTGTCGACCACCGGTGAGGGCGGCTCGGTTGCCGGCAACATCATCGAGGCGCCGGTCGGCGCCGTGGCCACCGTGTTCGGTGACGCCGCGGTGTGGGGCGGTGTCGTGAAGGGCGACGGCAACAACGACGTCGTGTCCACCGCGGGTGGCGACGCCACGACCAACGGTGACGGCGGCTCGATCGCCGGCGACGTGGTCGCGGCCCAGCTGCTGCCGGTGGCGCAGGTGTTCGGCAACGCCGCGAGCCTGGTCGGCGTGGCGCACGCGGCCGGCCTGAACAGCACCGAGGCCACCTCGGGTGGGGACATCACCACCTCGGGCGAGGGCGGCGCGCTGTCCGGCGACATCTTCGACGTCCCGGCCGCCGCGGTGGCGCAGGTGTTCGGCAATGCCGCGTCGCTGGGCGGGGTCGCGCACGCGGTCGCCGTGAACGACACCACCGGGACCGTGGGCGGCACGGACACCACGTCCGGCCCGGCCAAGGCCCTGTCGGGGATCGCCAAGCAGGTGCCGCTGGGCGCGGTCGTCCAGGTCTACAACATCCCGGCCGGCCTGATCGCGGTCACCAGCACCGCCGTCCAGAACGCGACGGACGTCTCGGTTGCCGACCGCAAGCCGCAGATCGACCTGCCCATCACCATGCCGGAGATGGGGGCCACCGCGCTGCCGTCGCTGCCGGTCCGCTCCGAGCGTTCCGCGCTGCCGCAGGCGAACACGCTGCCGGTCGAGCTGCCCGCCGCGGGCCTGCCCACGCTGCCGGAGCTGCCCACGAACGCCGAGGGCCTGCTGCCCCACGGCGACGTCCCGGCTCTCGCGCAGCTGGACTCCGACCCGACCGCCGTCTTCAACCAGGTCACCGACCTGGTGAGCGGCAAGGGAATCCACATCCAGGGCTGA
- a CDS encoding dioxygenase family protein, with the protein MSATPVLYLSHGAPPLADDARWTRQLADWSANLPQPKAILVVSAHWEEAPVTVGATTTVPLVYDFWGFPDRYYAVTYPAPGAPGLAAKVRKLLHGPGTEVHEAPERGLDHGAYVPLVEMYPDADVPVLQLSMPTLDPRQLFELGRKLKPLRDEGVLIIGSGFFTHNLSAMGVGVDGPPPQWSAEFDQWGAETLRARDLDALLDFRHKAPAATLAHPRIEHFAPLFVSLGAGSDDTRPETVIDGYWYGLAKRSVQIG; encoded by the coding sequence ATGAGTGCGACTCCCGTGCTCTACCTGAGCCATGGCGCGCCACCGCTCGCCGACGACGCCCGATGGACCCGCCAGCTCGCGGACTGGTCGGCGAACCTGCCCCAGCCGAAGGCGATCCTCGTCGTCTCGGCGCACTGGGAGGAGGCCCCGGTCACCGTCGGCGCCACCACGACGGTCCCACTGGTCTACGACTTCTGGGGCTTCCCGGACCGCTACTACGCGGTCACCTACCCGGCCCCCGGCGCACCCGGGCTCGCCGCCAAGGTGCGCAAGCTCCTGCACGGCCCCGGCACCGAGGTGCACGAGGCTCCCGAACGCGGCCTCGACCACGGCGCCTACGTGCCGCTGGTGGAGATGTACCCGGACGCCGACGTACCGGTGCTGCAACTGTCCATGCCGACCCTCGACCCGCGGCAGCTGTTCGAGCTGGGCCGCAAGCTCAAGCCGTTGCGCGACGAGGGGGTGCTGATCATCGGCAGCGGGTTCTTCACGCACAACCTCTCCGCGATGGGTGTCGGCGTGGACGGCCCCCCGCCGCAGTGGTCGGCCGAGTTCGACCAGTGGGGCGCGGAAACGCTGCGTGCCCGCGACCTCGACGCGCTGCTCGACTTCCGCCACAAGGCGCCGGCCGCCACCCTCGCCCACCCGCGCATCGAGCACTTCGCGCCGCTGTTCGTCAGCCTCGGCGCCGGTTCCGACGACACCCGGCCGGAGACGGTGATCGACGGCTACTGGTACGGCCTGGCGAAGCGGTCCGTGCAGATCGGCTGA
- a CDS encoding excinuclease ABC subunit UvrA: protein MTELRVVGAREHNLRDVTVVLPKHAFTVVTGVSGSGKSSLVFDTIAAESQRQLGETFTTFVRHRLPRYGQPDVDAIENLSAAIVVDQKRLGGGPRSTVGTVTDIYSLMRLLWSRAGRPFAGYSNTFSFNDPQGMCPHCTGLGTARTIVLDELVDRSRSLNEGAIRFPTFQPGGWMWRTFAESGLFDLDKPLAEYDPAEWDAFLHGSPDHEGLLPRFERIWLPKDVDSLKGRTRAAFERVVTQETCPKCHGARLSPEALASAVAGRSIAECAAMEVEDLLTFVRTLTEPEPVVAGLVAQLERLVSIGLGYLTLDRPTSTLSGGESQRVKMVRHLGSSLTDMLYVFDEPSVGLHPDDVAQLVALLKSLRDKGNTVLVVEHDPDVIAAADHVVDLGPGAGQDGGRVVYQGAVAGLADTPTGRYLRHRPRIKENPRPAERFLQIRGATRHNLRGVDADIPLGVLTVVTGVAGSGKSTLVHGFVPDAVSVDQSPIRGSRRSSPATFTGMLHGIRQRFAAANGVSPSLFSANSAGACPRCHGLGVLYTDLAFLDPVVSTCEECEGRRFVEDVLRYTYRGHTISEVLDLSVRDAREVFPDEPMLDRLVEVGIGYLSLGQPLNTLSGGERQRLKLAVELARPGRTYVFDEPTTGLHPADVAGLIELFDRLVSAGSTVVVIEHNLDVIARADWIVDLGPGPGRHGGRVLFQGPPAELVRQERSTTGRHLARLSGNR, encoded by the coding sequence ATGACAGAACTACGGGTGGTGGGAGCCCGCGAACACAACCTCCGCGACGTCACGGTCGTGCTGCCGAAGCACGCGTTCACCGTCGTCACCGGGGTCTCCGGATCGGGCAAGTCCTCGCTGGTGTTCGACACGATCGCCGCCGAATCGCAGCGGCAGCTCGGCGAAACGTTCACCACGTTCGTGCGCCACCGGCTGCCCCGCTACGGCCAGCCGGACGTGGACGCGATCGAGAACCTGTCCGCCGCGATCGTGGTGGACCAGAAGCGGCTCGGCGGGGGGCCGCGCTCGACGGTCGGCACGGTCACCGACATCTACTCGCTGATGCGGCTGCTGTGGTCGCGTGCCGGCCGACCGTTCGCCGGGTACTCGAACACGTTTTCCTTCAACGACCCGCAGGGGATGTGCCCGCACTGCACCGGGCTGGGCACGGCCCGCACCATCGTGCTCGACGAGCTGGTCGACCGCAGCCGATCGCTGAACGAGGGCGCCATCCGCTTCCCCACGTTCCAGCCGGGCGGATGGATGTGGCGCACCTTCGCCGAATCCGGCCTGTTCGACCTGGACAAACCGCTCGCCGAGTACGACCCGGCGGAGTGGGACGCGTTCCTGCACGGCTCACCGGACCACGAAGGCCTCCTGCCGCGCTTCGAACGCATCTGGCTGCCCAAGGACGTCGACTCGCTGAAGGGCCGCACCCGTGCGGCGTTCGAGCGGGTGGTGACCCAGGAAACCTGCCCGAAGTGCCACGGCGCCCGCCTGTCCCCGGAGGCGCTCGCGTCCGCAGTGGCCGGACGCTCGATCGCCGAGTGCGCCGCGATGGAGGTCGAGGACCTGCTGACGTTCGTGCGCACGCTGACCGAACCCGAGCCGGTGGTCGCCGGACTGGTCGCGCAACTGGAGCGGCTCGTGTCGATCGGGCTCGGGTACCTCACACTGGACCGCCCGACCTCGACCCTGTCCGGTGGCGAGTCGCAGCGCGTGAAAATGGTGCGGCACCTGGGCAGCAGCCTCACCGACATGCTCTACGTGTTCGACGAGCCGAGCGTGGGTTTGCACCCGGACGACGTCGCGCAGCTGGTCGCCCTGCTCAAGAGCCTGCGCGACAAGGGGAACACCGTGCTGGTGGTCGAGCACGACCCGGACGTGATCGCCGCGGCCGACCACGTCGTCGACCTCGGTCCCGGCGCCGGGCAGGACGGCGGCCGCGTGGTCTACCAGGGTGCGGTCGCGGGGCTGGCGGACACCCCCACCGGCCGCTACCTGCGGCACCGCCCGCGGATCAAGGAGAACCCGCGGCCGGCCGAGCGGTTCCTGCAGATCCGGGGCGCCACCCGGCACAACCTGCGGGGCGTCGACGCGGACATCCCGCTGGGGGTGCTGACCGTCGTCACCGGCGTGGCCGGGTCCGGCAAGAGCACGCTGGTGCACGGGTTCGTCCCGGACGCGGTGTCGGTCGACCAGAGCCCGATCCGCGGTTCGCGCCGGTCCAGCCCGGCCACGTTCACCGGGATGCTCCACGGCATCCGGCAGCGGTTCGCCGCCGCGAACGGGGTGAGCCCGTCGCTGTTCAGCGCAAACTCCGCGGGGGCCTGCCCGCGCTGCCACGGCCTCGGCGTGCTCTACACCGACCTGGCTTTCCTCGACCCGGTGGTCTCGACGTGCGAGGAGTGCGAGGGGCGGCGGTTCGTCGAGGACGTCCTGCGCTACACCTACCGCGGCCACACGATCAGCGAGGTGCTCGACCTCAGCGTGCGGGACGCGCGGGAGGTCTTCCCGGACGAACCGATGCTGGACCGGCTGGTCGAGGTCGGCATCGGGTACCTGTCGCTGGGCCAGCCGTTGAACACGCTGTCCGGCGGCGAACGGCAGCGCCTCAAGCTCGCCGTCGAGCTCGCCCGGCCCGGCCGCACGTACGTCTTCGACGAGCCCACCACTGGGCTGCACCCCGCGGACGTCGCCGGCCTGATCGAGCTGTTCGACCGGCTGGTGTCGGCCGGTTCGACGGTCGTGGTGATCGAGCACAACCTGGACGTGATAGCCCGCGCGGACTGGATCGTCGACCTCGGCCCCGGCCCGGGCCGGCACGGCGGACGGGTGCTGTTCCAGGGGCCGCCGGCCGAGCTGGTGCGCCAGGAACGGTCCACGACCGGGCGGCACCTGGCCCGGCTGTCAGGGAACCGCTAA
- a CDS encoding helix-turn-helix transcriptional regulator, with protein sequence MHGPSARMLELLSLLQTGRTWGGAELAGRLGVSARTLRRDVERLRELGFPVQSVPGPGGRYQLVAGRAMPPLLLTDEEAVATVVGLRFAALAQVDGATGAAEGALRKLEQVLPARLRYRIAAVLASTEAVSRAAGLLDLRVLQLFASAAHAREHVRFGYTTRAGERSERRVEPYRQVLLGKRWYLLAWDTDRRDWRTFRIDRITDVTLPGTTFPPRPLPPDPVSFVQTSANVPLSRHRGVVRFDAPVQVVAERLMTEAGTLEPIDEHRCRFVTPVDSWEWLAMTLPMVGVPYTIEGPPELVERTRVLAGRLRAATGG encoded by the coding sequence GTGCACGGACCGAGCGCGCGGATGCTGGAGCTGTTGTCGCTGCTGCAGACCGGCCGCACCTGGGGTGGCGCGGAGCTGGCAGGGCGGCTGGGCGTGTCCGCGCGCACCCTGCGGCGAGACGTCGAACGGCTGCGTGAGCTGGGGTTCCCGGTCCAGTCGGTGCCCGGCCCAGGTGGGCGCTACCAGCTCGTGGCCGGACGGGCGATGCCGCCACTGCTGCTCACCGATGAGGAGGCGGTGGCGACCGTGGTCGGCCTGCGCTTCGCGGCGCTGGCGCAGGTGGACGGCGCCACGGGAGCCGCCGAGGGTGCGTTGCGGAAGCTGGAGCAGGTGCTGCCGGCGCGGCTGCGGTACCGGATCGCAGCGGTGCTGGCCTCGACCGAGGCGGTGTCCCGCGCCGCGGGCCTGCTCGACCTGCGCGTGCTGCAGCTGTTCGCGTCCGCCGCACACGCCCGCGAACACGTGCGGTTCGGCTACACCACCCGGGCCGGAGAACGCAGCGAACGCCGGGTCGAACCGTACCGCCAGGTGCTCCTGGGCAAGCGGTGGTACCTGCTGGCCTGGGACACCGACCGCCGCGACTGGCGGACGTTCCGCATCGACCGGATCACCGACGTGACCCTGCCGGGCACGACGTTCCCGCCGCGGCCGCTTCCGCCGGATCCGGTGAGCTTCGTGCAGACCAGTGCGAACGTCCCGCTGAGCAGGCACCGCGGCGTGGTCCGGTTCGACGCCCCGGTCCAGGTGGTGGCGGAACGGTTGATGACCGAGGCGGGCACGCTGGAACCGATCGACGAGCACCGGTGCCGGTTCGTCACCCCGGTCGACTCGTGGGAGTGGCTCGCGATGACCCTGCCGATGGTGGGCGTGCCGTACACCATCGAAGGCCCGCCGGAGCTCGTCGAGCGCACCCGCGTGCTCGCCGGCCGCCTGCGCGCCGCCACCGGCGGGTGA
- a CDS encoding alpha/beta fold hydrolase — protein sequence MSPRPEIQYFTAQDGVRLAYRETGDGRPVVLIHGFFSTSQVNWISYGHAAHLAGLGFRVIMPDLRGHGESAKPHDPAAYPPDVLTDDALDLVEHLGLTDYDLGGYSLGGRTAIRMLVRGARPRRAVVAGMGLHGIEYTSGGTTHFRRVLTNLGTFERGTPEWRAEAFFRQTGGDREALLHVLDSSVDTPRAAVARLGTPTLVVTGTEDPHVKTAPELAEVLPHGRYRSVPGNHLSAVAQPELGTAIGDFLTS from the coding sequence ATGTCGCCGCGGCCCGAGATCCAGTACTTCACCGCCCAGGACGGCGTGCGGCTCGCCTACCGGGAGACCGGCGACGGACGTCCGGTGGTGCTGATCCACGGCTTCTTCTCCACGTCGCAGGTCAACTGGATCAGCTACGGTCACGCCGCGCACCTCGCCGGTCTCGGGTTCCGCGTGATCATGCCGGACCTGCGTGGCCACGGGGAGAGCGCGAAGCCGCACGACCCGGCCGCGTACCCGCCGGACGTGCTCACCGACGACGCACTCGACCTCGTCGAGCACCTCGGCCTGACCGACTACGACCTGGGCGGCTACTCGCTCGGCGGGCGGACGGCCATCCGCATGCTGGTGCGCGGCGCCCGGCCCCGGCGGGCGGTCGTCGCGGGCATGGGCCTGCACGGCATCGAGTACACGAGCGGTGGCACCACCCACTTCCGCCGGGTGCTGACCAATCTCGGGACGTTCGAGCGCGGCACGCCGGAGTGGCGGGCGGAGGCGTTCTTCCGCCAGACCGGTGGCGACCGCGAGGCCCTGCTGCACGTCCTGGACAGTTCGGTCGACACGCCCCGGGCAGCCGTGGCCCGGCTCGGGACACCGACGCTCGTGGTGACCGGCACCGAGGACCCGCACGTCAAGACCGCTCCGGAGCTGGCGGAGGTCCTGCCGCACGGGCGCTACCGCAGTGTGCCGGGCAACCACCTCAGCGCCGTCGCGCAACCGGAGCTCGGCACCGCGATCGGCGACTTCCTCACCTCCTGA
- a CDS encoding glycosyltransferase family 87 protein, giving the protein MDRLVQRMIHALRELAARRLPWVVLACGLSTAVAGVWAAVSYGGLFVDLSVFQLGARAWWHGQDLYGKLPRASAGNELSYIYPPFSLLPLAPFTVTPLRIAGIGTIVLSIAALAITSYVVTRRVWPAAGRRVTIVISAVSTPLFMQLEPLRETLGFGQVNLWLMALVALDCLVERPRWPRGLLIGLAAAIKVTPAAFLLFFLLRKDFRTIGIAAISGATATALGFLAAPAESVKYWFGGVLTTGSGMAGIPFGTNQAIAAATGRLNLPLGWNWALRAPLLIAVRIAAVVIMSRVGPPLAFVVNAAAMLVISPVSWGAHWVWIAPAALVLASYALRARSTLATVATAGVVVVFAIGPHKLLPMGGANEYHWTWWQHIIGNAYTLVTLAALFATAAHLHRTAHRKPIPVAPLRAEV; this is encoded by the coding sequence ATGGATCGTCTTGTCCAGCGGATGATCCATGCGCTGCGTGAGCTGGCCGCGCGCCGCTTGCCGTGGGTGGTGCTGGCCTGCGGCCTGAGCACGGCGGTGGCCGGGGTGTGGGCCGCTGTCAGCTACGGGGGGTTGTTCGTCGACCTGTCGGTGTTCCAGCTGGGCGCCAGGGCCTGGTGGCACGGTCAGGACCTGTACGGCAAGCTGCCGCGGGCCTCAGCGGGTAATGAACTGAGCTACATATATCCACCGTTCTCGCTGCTCCCACTGGCGCCGTTCACCGTGACACCCCTGCGGATCGCGGGAATCGGCACGATCGTGCTGTCGATCGCGGCCCTGGCGATCACCTCGTACGTGGTCACCCGCCGGGTCTGGCCTGCGGCCGGCAGGCGCGTGACGATCGTGATCAGTGCGGTGAGCACACCGTTGTTCATGCAGCTCGAGCCGCTGCGGGAAACCCTCGGCTTCGGCCAGGTCAACCTGTGGCTGATGGCGCTGGTCGCCCTCGACTGCCTCGTCGAACGTCCACGCTGGCCACGCGGGCTGCTGATCGGACTCGCGGCCGCGATCAAGGTTACCCCGGCCGCGTTCCTGCTCTTCTTCCTGCTACGCAAGGATTTCCGCACGATCGGCATCGCAGCGATCAGCGGTGCGACCGCGACCGCTCTGGGGTTTCTGGCCGCACCCGCCGAGTCGGTGAAGTACTGGTTCGGTGGTGTGCTGACCACCGGCTCCGGGATGGCCGGCATCCCGTTCGGCACCAACCAGGCCATCGCAGCCGCGACCGGACGGCTGAACCTGCCGCTCGGCTGGAACTGGGCGCTCAGAGCCCCGCTGCTCATCGCGGTACGAATCGCCGCCGTGGTGATCATGTCCCGGGTCGGACCACCCCTGGCCTTCGTGGTCAACGCAGCGGCCATGCTGGTGATCTCACCGGTGTCCTGGGGTGCGCACTGGGTCTGGATCGCCCCCGCCGCGCTGGTGCTGGCCAGTTACGCGCTGCGCGCCAGAAGCACGCTCGCAACGGTGGCCACGGCAGGCGTGGTCGTCGTCTTCGCCATCGGACCACACAAACTGCTGCCCATGGGCGGAGCCAACGAATACCACTGGACGTGGTGGCAGCACATCATCGGCAACGCCTACACCCTGGTCACACTCGCCGCGCTGTTCGCCACCGCGGCTCATCTCCACCGCACCGCCCACCGGAAGCCGATACCAGTCGCTCCGCTGCGGGCTGAGGTGTGA
- the dnaB gene encoding replicative DNA helicase — MALTDDRGPAYPSDPGPEDPGPRYGEFDRQPPQDIPAEQSVLGGMLLSKDAIADVVEVLAPHDFYLPKHQAVYDCVLDLYARGEPADPITVSAELERRGELARVGGAPYLHTLIATVPTAANAGYYAQIVAEKAVLRRLVEAGTRIVQYGYGAANDGGDINEVVDRAQAAIYDVTERRASEDYVALEELLQPTMDEIDAIASRGGVSQGVPTGFADLDEVTNGLHPGQMIIVAARPGVGKSTLGLDFARSCSVKHGMTSVIFSLEMSRIEIVMRMLSAEARIRLADMRSGRMSDDDWTRLARRMSEISEAPLFIDDSPNMTMMEIRAKARRLKQRNDLKLVVVDYMQLMTSGKRVESRQQEVSEFSRQLKLLAKELEVPVVAISQLNRGPEQRTDKRPMLSDLRESGSLEQDADMVILINRPDAWERDDPRAGEADLILAKHRAGPTSTIVVAHQLHYSRFADLAQG, encoded by the coding sequence GTGGCGCTGACTGACGACCGTGGTCCGGCTTACCCGTCCGACCCCGGCCCCGAGGACCCCGGGCCGCGGTACGGCGAGTTCGACCGTCAGCCGCCCCAGGACATCCCCGCCGAGCAGTCCGTGCTGGGCGGCATGCTGCTGTCGAAGGACGCGATCGCCGACGTCGTCGAGGTGCTCGCGCCCCACGACTTCTACCTCCCGAAGCACCAGGCGGTCTACGACTGCGTCCTGGACCTCTACGCGCGCGGCGAACCGGCCGACCCGATCACCGTGTCGGCCGAGCTGGAACGGCGCGGTGAGCTGGCCCGGGTCGGCGGCGCCCCGTACCTGCACACCCTGATCGCAACCGTGCCGACCGCCGCGAACGCGGGCTACTACGCCCAGATCGTGGCGGAGAAGGCCGTCCTGCGGCGCCTCGTCGAGGCCGGCACCCGGATCGTGCAGTACGGCTACGGCGCGGCGAACGACGGCGGCGACATCAACGAGGTGGTCGACCGCGCGCAGGCCGCGATCTACGACGTCACCGAGCGCCGGGCCAGCGAGGACTACGTCGCGCTGGAGGAACTGCTCCAGCCGACGATGGACGAGATCGACGCGATCGCGTCGCGCGGCGGGGTGTCACAGGGCGTGCCGACCGGGTTCGCCGACCTCGACGAGGTGACCAACGGCCTGCACCCCGGCCAGATGATCATCGTCGCCGCGCGCCCCGGTGTCGGCAAGTCGACCCTGGGGCTGGACTTCGCCCGGTCGTGCTCGGTCAAGCACGGCATGACCAGCGTCATCTTCTCGCTGGAGATGAGCCGCATCGAGATCGTGATGCGCATGCTCTCCGCGGAGGCCCGGATCCGGCTCGCGGACATGCGCAGCGGCCGCATGTCCGACGACGACTGGACCCGGCTCGCGCGGCGGATGAGCGAGATCAGCGAGGCGCCGCTGTTCATCGACGACTCGCCGAACATGACGATGATGGAGATCCGGGCGAAGGCGCGGCGGCTCAAGCAGCGCAACGACCTCAAGCTCGTCGTGGTCGACTACATGCAGCTGATGACGTCCGGCAAGCGCGTCGAGTCGCGCCAGCAGGAGGTCTCGGAGTTCTCCCGGCAACTGAAGCTGCTCGCCAAGGAGCTCGAGGTGCCGGTGGTCGCGATCAGCCAGCTGAACCGCGGCCCGGAACAACGCACCGACAAGCGCCCGATGCTGTCCGACCTGCGCGAGTCCGGTTCGCTGGAGCAGGACGCGGACATGGTCATCCTGATCAACCGCCCGGACGCGTGGGAGCGGGACGACCCCCGCGCCGGCGAAGCCGACCTGATCCTGGCCAAGCACCGCGCCGGGCCGACCAGCACGATCGTCGTCGCGCACCAGCTGCACTACAGCCGGTTCGCCGACCTGGCGCAGGGCTGA